From Lampris incognitus isolate fLamInc1 chromosome 13, fLamInc1.hap2, whole genome shotgun sequence, one genomic window encodes:
- the LOC130122980 gene encoding dual specificity protein phosphatase 19-like, whose amino-acid sequence MHSLAKEIQAFSRDRLNTQCTRVTTVTGRQFVERRAGGQVTEEQVEGDGAGFGFVEDKSLDLQVGIVRPSLLLASQDVAHDIDTLQRYKVSHVLNVAYGVANLFPDQFAYKTLNILDVPDTDITSYLEECCSFIDQALKQSGVVLVHCNAGVSRSSSIVMGYLMLRDGLSFDDAYRHVKQARPSVCPNPGFYQQLQNYKP is encoded by the exons ATGCATTCGCTGGCCAAGGAGATCCAGGCTTTCTCCAGAGACCGCCTCAACACGCAGTGCACGCGCGTCACCACCGTCACCGGCCGGCAGTTCGTGGAGAGGAGGGCCGGAGGACAGGTGACCGAGGAGCAGGTGGAAGGAGATGGGGCAGGATTTGGCTTCGTTGAGGACAAAAGCCTGGACCTCCAAGTTGGCATCGTGAGACCCTCTCTACTGCTCG CCTCTCAGGATGTAGCTCATGACATTGACACTCTGCAGAGATATAAG GTGTCTCATGTGTTGAACGTGGCCTATGGAGTAGCAAATCTGTTCCCAGATCAGTTTGCTTACAAGACACTCAACATCCTGGACGTCCCAGATACTGACATCACTTCCTACCTGGAGGAATGCTGCTCCTTCATAGACCAGGCTCTgaagcag AGTGGTGTGGTCCTAGTCCACTGTAATGCTGGCGTGTCACGGTCATCCTCCATCGTGATGGGCTACCTGATGTTGAGAGATGGCCTGTCATTTGATGATGCGTACAGGCATGTAAAGCAGGCAAGGCCCTCAGTCTGCCCCAACCCCGGCTTTTACCAGCAACTGCAGAACTACAAACCTTAA